From the genome of Streptomyces sp. V1I1, one region includes:
- a CDS encoding HAD family phosphatase, translating to MSNSRTPSVIFDLDGTLVDSEPNYYEAGRRLLAQHGVPDFTWEHHTRFIGISTRETLEILRAEYGIEAPIDELLAGKNRNYLELARASTEVFPEMRKFVELLHTEGVPMAVASGSSLAAIEAVLAGTGLDAFIPTVVSAEQVAQGKPEPGIFLEAARRLGARPGDCVVLEDAPPGAAAAQAAGMRCIAIPYVPATADDPAFRAAGLLFAGGQGEFTARAAYDWLVA from the coding sequence ATGAGCAATTCGCGCACCCCTTCGGTCATCTTCGATCTCGACGGCACACTCGTGGACAGCGAGCCGAACTACTACGAGGCGGGGCGCCGGCTCCTGGCCCAGCACGGCGTGCCGGACTTCACCTGGGAGCACCACACGCGCTTCATCGGCATCAGCACGCGGGAGACGCTGGAGATTCTGCGCGCGGAGTACGGGATCGAGGCGCCGATCGACGAGTTGCTGGCCGGGAAGAACCGGAACTATCTGGAGCTGGCGCGCGCCTCGACGGAGGTCTTCCCCGAGATGCGGAAGTTCGTGGAACTGCTGCACACGGAGGGAGTGCCGATGGCGGTGGCATCCGGCTCGTCCCTCGCCGCCATCGAGGCGGTGCTGGCGGGCACCGGCCTTGACGCGTTCATTCCGACGGTCGTCTCCGCCGAGCAGGTCGCGCAGGGCAAGCCGGAGCCCGGCATCTTCCTGGAGGCCGCGCGCCGCCTGGGGGCCCGTCCGGGCGACTGCGTGGTACTGGAGGACGCGCCTCCGGGCGCGGCGGCCGCGCAGGCGGCCGGCATGCGCTGCATCGCCATTCCCTACGTGCCCGCGACGGCCGACGACCCGGCGTTCCGGGCGGCGGGGCTGCTCTTCGCGGGCGGGCAGGGCGAGTTCACGGCGCGGGCCGCGTACGACTGGCTCGTCGCGTAG
- a CDS encoding Lrp/AsnC family transcriptional regulator, protein MAVDALDTRILRLMIEQPRTSVREYARILGIARGTVQARIDRLERDGVITGMGPHLSPAALGHPVLAFVHIEVTQGHLDEVGDALAAVPEIIEAFSITGGGDLLTRVAARDNGHLEDVIQRLIQLPGVVRTRTEMALRERVPHRLLPLVESVGRTAGTSR, encoded by the coding sequence ATGGCGGTGGACGCCCTCGACACCCGCATCCTGCGGCTGATGATCGAGCAGCCGCGCACCAGCGTTCGCGAGTACGCCCGGATCCTGGGCATCGCCCGCGGCACCGTGCAGGCCAGGATCGACCGGCTCGAGCGGGACGGCGTGATCACGGGCATGGGGCCGCACCTCTCCCCCGCGGCCCTCGGACACCCCGTCCTCGCCTTCGTCCATATCGAGGTCACCCAGGGTCATCTGGACGAGGTCGGCGACGCGCTCGCGGCCGTACCGGAAATCATCGAGGCGTTCTCGATCACCGGCGGCGGGGATCTGCTGACCCGGGTCGCCGCGCGCGACAACGGACATCTCGAAGACGTCATCCAGCGGCTGATCCAACTGCCGGGCGTGGTGCGCACGCGCACCGAGATGGCGCTCCGCGAGCGCGTGCCGCACCGGCTGCTGCCGCTGGTCGAGTCGGTGGGCAGGACGGCCGGCACCTCACGCTGA
- a CDS encoding LuxR family transcriptional regulator, translating into MAEQITGTERAIEQARDAVAREAWADAYAALRDLDLDRMTSDDLAALADAAWWTSRVEESITARTKAYSGYVATGAARQAGFSAWMLFYEYQLAGRTAAAAGWLRRSRQHLSSEPECVEQCYLAWVEAEEAQQRGAFDEAMSCAHRMAGIARRCGSVDLLAMSTQARASVLLAQGRVAGGLALLDDAMCSAMAGELSSFFTGWIYCLGLQQCMASADLERAVEWTDAAMTWCASMPDENNFRGLCRVHRVEVLELCGDWPQAETEAALTCRELLPYEARIAAEAFYLTGGIQRRRGELAEAEASYDRAHELGRAPQPGLALLRLAQGKADSSAAALRLALAAEDGGDDGGGGPGRLGRCRLLAAQVEVSLALRQLDQARTAADELESAAREWQQRRESESTVLHATAAAAGGAVAFADRDLERALPLLHRALSLWLELGVPYEAAQVRMTLAAADRAAGDDEGARLELQAAQTVFGRLGAVPDARRAAALLSAVQHRLPGELTEREVQVLRLVAAGRTNRSIASELVISEHTVARHLSNIFAKLDVSSRAAATAYAYTHGLA; encoded by the coding sequence GTGGCTGAGCAGATCACCGGCACCGAACGGGCGATCGAGCAGGCGAGGGACGCTGTCGCCCGCGAGGCATGGGCCGATGCCTATGCCGCCCTGCGCGACCTCGACCTCGACCGGATGACCTCCGACGACCTCGCCGCACTCGCCGATGCCGCCTGGTGGACCAGCCGCGTCGAGGAATCGATCACAGCGCGGACAAAGGCCTACTCCGGCTACGTGGCGACGGGCGCCGCCCGGCAGGCCGGATTCAGCGCCTGGATGCTCTTCTACGAGTACCAGCTGGCGGGACGTACGGCCGCGGCCGCCGGCTGGCTGCGCCGGTCCCGGCAGCACCTCAGCAGCGAGCCCGAGTGTGTCGAGCAGTGCTATCTCGCCTGGGTCGAAGCAGAAGAGGCACAGCAGCGTGGCGCGTTCGACGAGGCCATGAGCTGCGCCCATCGCATGGCCGGCATCGCGCGGCGCTGCGGCAGCGTGGATCTCCTCGCCATGAGCACCCAGGCGCGGGCGAGCGTGCTGCTCGCCCAGGGGCGGGTCGCCGGCGGGCTCGCACTGCTCGACGACGCCATGTGCTCGGCCATGGCGGGCGAGCTCAGCTCGTTCTTCACCGGGTGGATCTACTGCCTGGGACTCCAGCAGTGCATGGCCTCGGCCGACCTGGAACGAGCCGTCGAGTGGACCGACGCCGCCATGACCTGGTGCGCGTCGATGCCTGATGAGAACAACTTCCGGGGTCTGTGCCGGGTGCACCGGGTGGAGGTGCTGGAGCTGTGCGGTGACTGGCCCCAGGCGGAGACCGAGGCCGCCCTCACCTGCAGGGAGCTGCTGCCCTATGAGGCGAGGATCGCCGCGGAGGCTTTCTACCTGACCGGAGGTATCCAGCGGCGGCGCGGCGAGCTGGCCGAGGCCGAGGCATCGTACGACCGCGCGCACGAGCTCGGCCGCGCCCCGCAGCCGGGCCTCGCGCTGCTGCGCCTGGCTCAGGGCAAGGCCGACTCCTCCGCTGCCGCCCTGCGGCTCGCACTGGCCGCCGAGGACGGTGGGGACGATGGTGGCGGAGGCCCTGGCCGCCTCGGGCGCTGCCGGCTGCTGGCGGCCCAGGTCGAGGTCTCGCTCGCCCTCCGACAGCTCGACCAGGCACGTACGGCAGCGGACGAACTGGAGTCGGCCGCTCGCGAGTGGCAGCAGCGGCGCGAGTCCGAGAGCACGGTGCTGCATGCGACCGCCGCGGCGGCGGGCGGCGCGGTGGCATTCGCCGACCGTGACCTCGAGCGTGCGCTGCCCCTGCTGCACCGGGCGCTGTCGCTGTGGCTGGAACTGGGAGTCCCGTACGAGGCGGCGCAGGTCCGTATGACCCTCGCCGCTGCCGACCGCGCCGCGGGGGACGACGAAGGCGCACGGCTGGAACTCCAAGCCGCGCAGACGGTCTTCGGGCGGCTGGGCGCAGTGCCCGATGCGCGGCGGGCGGCGGCCCTGCTCAGCGCTGTGCAACATCGGCTCCCCGGCGAGCTCACCGAGCGTGAGGTCCAAGTGCTGCGCCTCGTCGCCGCAGGCAGGACCAACCGGTCCATCGCCTCCGAGCTGGTGATCAGCGAGCACACCGTCGCCCGGCACCTCAGCAACATCTTCGCGAAGCTCGATGTGTCGTCGAGGGCTGCTGCCACGGCGTACGCGTACACGCACGGCCTTGCGTGA
- a CDS encoding FAD-binding oxidoreductase — translation MTTYTPALDDTLLERLQGAVRGDTIQPGDPDYDEARKVYNAMHDKRPAIIVRAVDVGDIVATVDFAREQNLLLAVRGGSHSVPGHGTCDGGVVLDLGRMRGIRVDPEARTARAEGGCTWADVNHATHAFGLATTGGVVSSTGIGGLTTGGGMGYLARRCGLACDNLISADLVTADGSFLTCTQEHNADLLWAVRGGGGNFGVVASFEYRLHPVADILGGPTFYPLDGDVMRRYRELIADSDEKFSALLVVALGPPLPFLPERWHGRPLCGVVTCWTGPEDQDDQVRARLDELGPVVGQHVGRMPYPVINTLFDELLPAGLFHYWKGTFSQGLPDGAIDAYVEYGATTPTIQSATVVFPIDGACHRLGPEETAFTYRDADFATALSPTLPTRADCEANVGWARAFAAALEPSSLEGGYVNFMDHDDQDRVRANYRQNYDRLTAIKRRYDPGNLFRLNHNIAP, via the coding sequence ATGACCACCTACACACCAGCCCTCGACGACACGCTGTTGGAGCGGCTGCAGGGGGCCGTACGCGGCGACACCATCCAGCCCGGCGACCCCGACTACGACGAGGCCCGCAAGGTCTACAACGCGATGCACGACAAGCGGCCGGCGATCATCGTCCGGGCCGTCGACGTGGGCGACATCGTCGCCACCGTGGACTTCGCCCGGGAGCAGAATCTGCTGCTGGCGGTGCGCGGCGGCAGCCACAGCGTCCCCGGCCACGGCACCTGCGACGGCGGCGTCGTGCTCGACCTCGGGCGCATGCGCGGGATTCGGGTCGACCCCGAGGCGCGTACGGCCAGGGCCGAGGGGGGCTGCACCTGGGCCGATGTCAACCACGCCACGCACGCCTTCGGCCTGGCCACCACGGGCGGCGTCGTGTCCAGTACCGGTATCGGCGGGCTGACCACGGGAGGCGGCATGGGCTATCTGGCCCGGCGTTGCGGGCTGGCCTGCGACAACCTGATCTCGGCCGACCTGGTCACGGCCGACGGGTCCTTCCTGACCTGTACGCAGGAGCACAACGCCGACCTGCTGTGGGCAGTGCGCGGCGGGGGCGGGAACTTCGGGGTCGTCGCGTCCTTCGAGTACCGGCTGCACCCCGTGGCCGACATTCTCGGCGGGCCGACGTTCTACCCGCTCGACGGGGACGTGATGCGGAGATACCGGGAGCTGATCGCCGACTCGGACGAGAAGTTCAGCGCCCTGCTCGTCGTCGCGCTCGGCCCGCCTCTCCCGTTCCTGCCCGAGCGGTGGCACGGTCGGCCGCTCTGCGGAGTGGTCACCTGCTGGACGGGTCCCGAGGACCAGGACGACCAGGTCCGTGCCCGTCTCGATGAGCTCGGCCCGGTCGTGGGGCAGCACGTGGGGCGCATGCCGTATCCGGTGATCAACACCCTCTTCGACGAACTGCTGCCCGCGGGCCTCTTCCACTACTGGAAGGGCACCTTCAGCCAGGGCCTGCCGGACGGGGCCATCGACGCGTACGTCGAGTACGGCGCCACGACGCCCACCATCCAGAGCGCGACGGTGGTGTTCCCCATCGACGGCGCCTGCCACAGGTTGGGACCCGAGGAGACCGCATTCACCTACCGGGACGCCGACTTCGCGACCGCACTCAGCCCGACCCTCCCTACCCGCGCCGACTGCGAGGCCAACGTCGGCTGGGCGCGCGCCTTCGCCGCGGCACTCGAGCCCTCCTCCTTGGAGGGCGGCTACGTGAACTTCATGGACCACGACGACCAGGACCGGGTCCGGGCCAACTACCGTCAGAATTACGACCGGCTGACGGCAATCAAGCGACGCTACGACCCCGGCAACCTGTTCCGCCTGAACCACAACATCGCGCCCTGA
- a CDS encoding FUSC family protein: protein MFVAPDPGRLRLRNSLRAVIGVGLAVAAAELAGLSLTASITGGLAALLALFTVTDVSVRAQALTTALLPAAGFPVLALATTLHSEPLPRAAAWLVVVFCGVYARRWGPRGHALGIFAFMMFFVTQFLHAVPAQLPELYVSVALALAACSAVRFGLWCIERRTPPPAAPAPLPGRGLARPTTRQAFQATFACGLALAAGQLISPDRWYWAVGTAWWIFVNTASRGEALVRGFRRVVGTVTGIAAGLLIAIPIAGAPVPTAALVAVCVFGIFYTAAPSYSWMMFFVTVMAGLLYGLLGVLHPGLLLLRFEETAVGALGAALGVALILPVTTHAATDAWIRRALHCVHGCTTAAARRLAGDEQADPAPLAAELELLLGRVRLSLAPLVHPLSPLRARKARARQVIVLLDECAREVRGLAAVAADPDASHDARLAAACHRVEAAVHALVPPATRQAKAHSESVPVPHHHPGAEAALTHLQALERALAELDAPLRTSPRAPLVPA from the coding sequence ATGTTCGTGGCTCCGGATCCGGGGCGTCTACGTCTGAGGAACTCGCTGCGCGCCGTCATCGGCGTGGGCCTCGCCGTCGCAGCGGCCGAACTGGCCGGGCTCTCTCTGACCGCCTCCATCACCGGGGGCCTGGCGGCTCTGCTGGCTCTCTTCACCGTCACTGACGTGTCCGTGCGTGCCCAGGCGCTGACCACCGCCCTGCTCCCGGCCGCCGGATTCCCGGTCCTGGCCCTGGCGACCACCCTGCACAGCGAACCGCTGCCGCGCGCCGCCGCCTGGCTCGTCGTGGTCTTCTGCGGCGTCTACGCCCGGCGCTGGGGCCCGCGCGGACACGCGCTGGGCATCTTCGCCTTCATGATGTTCTTCGTCACCCAGTTCCTGCACGCCGTCCCGGCCCAGCTGCCGGAGCTGTACGTGTCGGTGGCGCTGGCCCTCGCCGCCTGTTCGGCGGTCCGCTTCGGTCTGTGGTGCATCGAACGGCGCACGCCGCCCCCCGCGGCTCCCGCGCCGCTCCCCGGACGCGGACTCGCCCGCCCCACCACCCGGCAGGCCTTCCAGGCGACCTTCGCCTGCGGCCTCGCGCTCGCGGCCGGGCAGCTGATCTCACCGGACCGCTGGTACTGGGCCGTCGGCACCGCCTGGTGGATCTTCGTCAATACCGCATCGCGCGGCGAGGCCCTTGTGCGCGGCTTCCGCCGCGTCGTCGGCACCGTAACCGGCATCGCCGCCGGTCTGCTGATCGCCATCCCGATCGCGGGCGCGCCCGTGCCCACCGCAGCCCTGGTCGCCGTCTGCGTCTTCGGCATCTTCTACACGGCCGCCCCCTCGTACAGCTGGATGATGTTCTTCGTCACCGTCATGGCCGGCCTGCTGTACGGGCTGCTCGGCGTGCTGCACCCCGGGCTGTTGCTGCTCCGGTTCGAGGAGACGGCGGTCGGCGCGCTCGGTGCGGCGCTCGGCGTCGCCCTGATCCTGCCCGTCACCACGCATGCGGCGACCGACGCCTGGATCCGGCGCGCCCTGCACTGCGTTCACGGCTGCACCACCGCTGCGGCGCGCAGGCTGGCCGGGGACGAGCAGGCCGACCCGGCGCCGCTCGCCGCCGAACTGGAGCTGCTGCTCGGCCGGGTACGGCTCTCCCTCGCCCCGCTCGTCCACCCGCTCAGCCCGCTGCGGGCCCGCAAGGCGCGCGCCCGCCAGGTGATCGTGCTGCTGGACGAATGCGCTCGCGAGGTCCGTGGCCTCGCCGCCGTCGCCGCCGACCCGGACGCTTCGCACGACGCGCGGCTGGCCGCCGCCTGCCACCGTGTCGAAGCCGCGGTGCACGCCCTGGTGCCGCCCGCCACCCGGCAGGCGAAGGCCCACAGCGAGTCCGTACCGGTGCCTCACCACCACCCCGGTGCCGAGGCGGCCCTCACGCATCTCCAGGCACTGGAGCGGGCGCTCGCGGAGCTGGACGCGCCCCTGCGTACCTCTCCGCGTGCTCCCCTCGTGCCTGCCTGA
- a CDS encoding nitric oxide synthase oxygenase: MPESLFRPLCLTGAQVDRQEAEDFIRLHHLEERAAGDSAARIAAVLAEIDETGTYRHTRADRRHIDDADSVAHESAEHLRQATNGGRIRPMITVFAPDAPGRPGPRIWNEQLVRYAGYGSAHGPTVGDPRNAALTDVALGLGWQGGPGTPFDLLPLVIEDGDGKPRWFELPRDAVLEVELHHPEEGWYAELGLRWHAVPAVANMCLEIGGICYPAAPFNGWYMGTEIGARNLADTDRYDLLPRIAERLGLDTTNDRSLWKDRALVELNRAVLHSFDRAGVTVTDHHTESRRFLTHLDREASRGRCVGADWSWIVPPISGSATPVFHRTYDPTQRRPAYVHHPEAQARALGERGGQ, from the coding sequence ATGCCCGAGTCCCTGTTCAGACCGTTGTGCCTGACCGGCGCGCAGGTCGACCGGCAGGAGGCCGAGGACTTCATCCGCCTCCACCACCTGGAGGAGCGAGCGGCGGGCGACTCGGCCGCCCGGATCGCCGCCGTCCTCGCGGAGATCGACGAGACCGGCACATACCGCCACACCCGCGCGGACCGAAGACACATCGACGATGCCGACTCCGTGGCACACGAGTCGGCGGAACACCTGCGCCAGGCCACCAACGGCGGCCGCATCCGCCCGATGATCACCGTCTTCGCCCCGGACGCGCCCGGCCGCCCAGGCCCGCGCATCTGGAACGAGCAGCTCGTACGGTACGCGGGCTACGGCTCCGCCCACGGGCCCACCGTGGGCGACCCCCGCAACGCCGCGCTCACCGACGTCGCTTTGGGGCTCGGCTGGCAGGGCGGCCCCGGCACGCCCTTCGACCTGCTGCCCCTCGTCATCGAGGACGGCGACGGCAAGCCCCGCTGGTTCGAGCTGCCGCGCGACGCCGTGCTCGAAGTGGAGCTGCACCACCCGGAGGAGGGCTGGTACGCGGAGCTTGGCCTGCGCTGGCACGCCGTACCCGCCGTCGCGAACATGTGCCTGGAGATCGGCGGTATCTGCTACCCCGCAGCCCCCTTCAACGGCTGGTACATGGGCACCGAGATCGGCGCCCGCAACCTCGCCGACACCGACCGCTACGACCTGCTGCCGCGCATCGCCGAACGGCTGGGCCTCGACACGACGAACGACCGCTCGCTGTGGAAGGACCGCGCGCTGGTCGAGCTGAACCGCGCCGTGCTGCACTCCTTCGACCGCGCGGGCGTCACTGTCACCGACCACCACACCGAATCGCGCCGCTTCCTCACCCATCTGGACCGGGAGGCGAGCCGGGGCCGCTGCGTCGGCGCGGACTGGTCGTGGATCGTGCCGCCGATCTCGGGCTCCGCGACGCCCGTCTTCCACCGTACGTACGACCCCACCCAGCGGCGGCCCGCCTATGTCCACCACCCCGAGGCGCAGGCGCGCGCTCTCGGTGAACGGGGCGGGCAGTAG
- a CDS encoding lactonase family protein — MGDKGAGRAFIGSFTSAGGRGIIAAAVDGETGALAETGASDAIADPSYLAIAIGSGGPVLYAVSETAEGAVAAFDVNGPSPKPIGTRIPVCGEGPTHLALAAGHLVTANYGSGSVTVLPVGAGGEPGAASGVLQHEGAGPDPERQRGPHAHQVLPDPTGRWVLGVDLGTDSIRICQLDPDAGELTLRGETALRPGTGPRHLAFHPAGSHAYVLNELEPTLTVCRWDADAGVLEPVGERPVLPDGVAGPVYPSEVVVSHDGRHLWTANRGHDSIAVLALDETREKAELVTTVPCGGHWPRDLALDPTGRRLYAANERSGDVTWFNIDPETGVPRRAGSLAAPAASCVIFA; from the coding sequence GTGGGTGACAAGGGCGCCGGGCGAGCATTCATCGGGTCGTTCACCTCGGCCGGAGGCCGCGGGATCATTGCCGCCGCCGTGGACGGGGAGACCGGTGCGCTCGCCGAGACGGGAGCGAGTGACGCAATCGCCGACCCGTCGTATCTCGCCATCGCGATCGGATCCGGCGGCCCGGTCCTCTACGCCGTCTCGGAGACCGCCGAGGGCGCGGTGGCGGCCTTCGACGTCAACGGGCCATCGCCGAAGCCGATCGGCACGCGGATCCCGGTGTGCGGCGAAGGCCCCACCCATCTCGCGCTCGCGGCGGGCCATCTGGTGACCGCCAACTACGGCTCGGGCAGCGTCACCGTGCTCCCCGTCGGGGCCGGCGGAGAGCCGGGCGCCGCCAGTGGCGTGCTGCAGCACGAGGGCGCGGGACCGGACCCGGAACGGCAGCGCGGTCCGCACGCGCACCAGGTGCTGCCCGATCCGACCGGGCGCTGGGTGCTCGGCGTCGATCTCGGCACCGACTCCATACGGATCTGCCAACTGGACCCCGATGCGGGTGAGCTGACCCTGCGCGGCGAGACCGCGCTGCGCCCCGGAACAGGCCCGCGTCATCTCGCCTTCCACCCCGCGGGCAGTCATGCCTATGTGCTGAACGAGCTCGAGCCGACCCTCACAGTCTGCCGCTGGGACGCGGACGCGGGTGTGCTCGAACCGGTTGGCGAGAGGCCGGTGCTGCCGGACGGCGTCGCTGGGCCCGTTTACCCGTCCGAGGTGGTCGTCTCGCACGACGGCAGGCATCTGTGGACCGCCAACCGCGGCCACGACAGCATCGCCGTACTCGCACTCGACGAGACGCGCGAGAAGGCGGAGCTGGTCACCACGGTGCCGTGCGGCGGGCACTGGCCGCGCGACCTCGCCCTGGACCCGACAGGACGCAGGCTGTACGCCGCCAACGAGCGCTCTGGCGACGTCACCTGGTTCAACATCGACCCGGAGACCGGCGTGCCGCGCAGGGCGGGCTCCCTTGCCGCCCCCGCGGCCTCATGCGTGATCTTCGCCTGA
- a CDS encoding sirohydrochlorin chelatase, with protein MSSPTGPASGLPVRMPRPRQSGRHRRPEPVAAPEGAPALVLAVPGAPAHATRGLAEEVISIARSELPGLDVAIGYLDGDDAEYPTLESVLAYTAARRTERYEIAKAAGREVAAPEGPAAVVVPLLAGPDNALMRRIRQAVMDSRARAELTDVLGPHPLLAEALHVRLSEAGLARADRARLFTVATAADGIILATVGGEEAVQAAGITGMLLAARLAVPVMAAALDQEGAVAAIAGQLRGSGSAQLALAPYLVGPELPEGLLDAAVKEAGCAAAEALGAYPAIGKLVLSQYTTALGIAPQPQGSPSH; from the coding sequence ATGAGCTCCCCCACTGGGCCCGCATCCGGCCTGCCTGTACGAATGCCGCGACCCCGCCAGTCCGGGCGGCACCGCCGCCCGGAACCCGTGGCGGCTCCTGAGGGCGCGCCCGCGCTCGTGCTCGCCGTCCCCGGCGCTCCCGCGCACGCCACGCGCGGCCTGGCCGAAGAGGTCATAAGCATCGCCCGTTCCGAGCTGCCCGGCCTCGACGTGGCCATCGGGTATCTCGACGGCGACGACGCCGAGTACCCCACGCTCGAGAGCGTCCTCGCGTACACCGCCGCCCGGCGCACCGAGCGGTACGAGATCGCGAAGGCCGCCGGCCGTGAAGTGGCCGCTCCCGAGGGGCCCGCCGCCGTCGTGGTGCCGCTCCTCGCGGGCCCGGACAACGCCCTGATGCGGCGGATCCGCCAGGCCGTCATGGACAGCCGCGCGAGGGCCGAGCTGACGGACGTCCTCGGCCCGCACCCGCTGCTCGCCGAAGCCCTGCACGTCCGGCTCTCGGAGGCCGGCCTGGCGCGCGCCGACCGCGCCCGGCTGTTCACCGTGGCCACGGCGGCCGACGGCATCATCCTGGCCACGGTCGGCGGCGAGGAGGCCGTCCAGGCGGCCGGGATCACCGGCATGCTGCTGGCCGCGCGCCTCGCGGTGCCGGTGATGGCCGCGGCGCTCGACCAGGAAGGCGCGGTGGCCGCGATCGCCGGGCAGCTGCGCGGCTCCGGCTCGGCACAGCTCGCCCTGGCCCCGTATCTGGTGGGCCCGGAGCTGCCCGAGGGCCTGCTGGACGCCGCCGTCAAGGAGGCGGGCTGTGCCGCCGCCGAGGCGCTCGGCGCCTACCCGGCGATCGGCAAGCTGGTGCTGTCGCAGTACACGACCGCGCTGGGCATCGCCCCGCAGCCGCAGGGCTCACCCTCGCACTGA
- a CDS encoding N-acetylglucosamine kinase, with protein sequence MTVSWVLAVDSGGSGLRTALADASDPAHVDSVESREPVRTGDGGIDAEHLLDQLLPMARTLLDRAGGGTVSAVAIGAAGMATLGARLRAELPAALAESLGVRRLALAADAVTAYAGALGQRPGAVVAAGTGMIAMGTDLSAWHRADGWGHLLGDCGGGAWIGRAGLEAALRAHDGRRGGSAALLTRMESVFGPAQELPGMLYPRPDRPAVLASFAPEVGECAAEGDAVSATILAGAARHIAEAAAAVCPPAASASGGCEVALTGGLFKMGDPLLVPLRSELAGQLPHARQVSAAGDPLTGAVLLAAALATDSLRLPRHPTLLHVPTEQGS encoded by the coding sequence GTGACCGTGAGCTGGGTCCTCGCAGTGGACTCCGGCGGCTCCGGTCTGCGTACGGCACTTGCCGACGCCTCCGACCCGGCACACGTCGACAGTGTCGAGTCGCGCGAGCCGGTGCGCACCGGCGACGGGGGCATCGACGCGGAGCATCTGCTGGACCAGCTGCTGCCGATGGCGCGCACACTGCTGGACCGGGCCGGTGGCGGCACCGTGTCCGCGGTCGCGATCGGCGCTGCCGGAATGGCGACGCTCGGCGCCCGGCTGCGCGCCGAACTCCCCGCCGCACTGGCCGAGTCACTGGGTGTACGCCGGCTCGCGCTCGCCGCGGACGCGGTCACCGCATACGCAGGGGCGCTCGGCCAGCGTCCCGGGGCCGTGGTCGCGGCAGGCACCGGCATGATCGCGATGGGCACGGATCTGTCCGCCTGGCACCGGGCCGACGGCTGGGGCCATCTGCTGGGCGACTGCGGCGGCGGCGCCTGGATCGGCCGGGCCGGTCTGGAGGCTGCGCTGCGCGCCCACGACGGGCGGCGCGGCGGTTCCGCCGCGCTGCTGACCAGGATGGAGTCGGTGTTCGGTCCGGCTCAGGAGCTGCCGGGAATGCTGTATCCGCGCCCGGACCGGCCCGCGGTGCTCGCCTCCTTCGCGCCAGAGGTCGGGGAGTGCGCGGCGGAGGGCGACGCGGTGTCCGCGACCATCCTCGCCGGGGCCGCCCGGCATATCGCGGAAGCGGCCGCGGCCGTGTGTCCACCGGCCGCCAGTGCATCCGGTGGTTGTGAAGTCGCCTTGACCGGCGGGCTGTTCAAGATGGGCGACCCACTGCTCGTACCACTGAGGAGTGAGCTGGCCGGACAACTGCCGCACGCCCGGCAGGTGTCCGCGGCCGGCGATCCGCTCACCGGCGCGGTGCTTCTCGCGGCCGCGCTCGCCACCGATTCGCTGCGGCTGCCACGCCATCCGACGCTCCTGCACGTACCGACAGAGCAGGGCAGTTGA
- a CDS encoding uracil-DNA glycosylase encodes MKEIIEPGWADALAPVAERIAAMGDFLRAEIAAGRTYLPAGSNVLRAFQQPFEDVRVLIVGQDPYPTPGHAVGLSFSVAPEVRPVPGSLDNIFREMHADLGHPRPANGDLTPWTRQGVLLLNRALTTAPRKPAAHRGKGWEEVTEQAIRALAARGKPLVSVLWGRDARNLRPLLGDLPAIESSHPSPMSADRGFFGSRPFSRTNELLERQGAQPVDWRLP; translated from the coding sequence TTGAAAGAAATCATCGAGCCCGGGTGGGCGGACGCCCTCGCTCCAGTGGCCGAACGCATCGCGGCGATGGGGGACTTCCTGCGCGCGGAGATCGCCGCGGGACGTACCTATCTGCCGGCCGGGTCGAATGTGCTGCGCGCCTTTCAGCAGCCGTTCGAGGACGTGCGCGTCCTGATCGTCGGTCAGGATCCGTACCCCACGCCCGGGCACGCCGTCGGGCTGAGCTTCTCGGTGGCGCCCGAAGTGCGGCCGGTGCCCGGCAGCCTGGACAACATCTTCCGGGAGATGCACGCCGACCTGGGGCACCCCCGTCCGGCCAACGGCGACCTCACGCCATGGACCCGGCAGGGCGTGCTGCTGCTCAACAGGGCGCTGACCACCGCGCCCCGCAAGCCCGCCGCGCACCGCGGCAAGGGCTGGGAGGAGGTGACCGAGCAGGCCATCCGGGCCCTCGCCGCGCGCGGCAAGCCCCTGGTGTCCGTGCTGTGGGGGCGTGATGCCCGCAATCTGCGTCCGCTGCTCGGCGACCTCCCGGCGATCGAGTCCTCGCACCCCTCCCCCATGTCCGCGGACCGCGGCTTCTTCGGCTCCCGCCCGTTCAGCCGGACCAACGAACTCCTCGAACGCCAGGGGGCGCAGCCGGTCGACTGGCGGCTTCCGTGA